In a single window of the Bacillus clarus genome:
- a CDS encoding MFS transporter, producing MQQNNDLNFEPQDVNIVNPKQARKAVVATGIGNAMEWFDFGLYAYLAVILSQLFFSGVDNSGLQLVLTFGTFAAAFLVRPIGGVFFGRIGDKYGRKIVLSTTIILMALSTLFIALLPTYEQIGVWAPILLLVARMIQGFSTGGEYSGAMVYIAESSPDKKRGILGSGLEIGTLSGYIAASVIVTILTLLLTDEQMLSWGWRIPFLIAAPIGLIGLYLRRHLDESPIFQEMEKAQEEFEDNEQISFSDILKYHKKDFLLSTVIVAFFNITNYMVLSYIPSYLTQILKIKETTGLVIISITMVLMIPLALYFGKLSDKVGNKRVVQIGLLGLTLCSIPAFLLIGNGHIAAVFAGIFVLGFFLSVYEGTLPSLLPALFFTDVRYRALSISFNISVSIFGGTTPLVCSYLVHATGNPLAPAFYLTGVSVIGLVVFRVLFVTTSGRALKGSYPTVESKKEAHQIAKEDPEETLWWHGESLEIEEGKKA from the coding sequence ATGCAACAAAATAATGATTTAAATTTTGAACCTCAAGACGTTAATATTGTCAATCCTAAACAAGCCAGGAAAGCGGTTGTTGCTACTGGTATTGGGAATGCAATGGAGTGGTTTGACTTTGGATTATACGCGTATTTAGCGGTAATTTTAAGTCAATTATTCTTCTCAGGTGTTGATAATAGTGGTCTGCAACTTGTACTTACATTTGGTACATTTGCAGCGGCCTTTCTAGTTCGACCAATCGGAGGTGTTTTCTTCGGTAGAATAGGAGATAAATATGGCCGAAAGATCGTTTTAAGTACAACTATTATTTTAATGGCACTGTCTACATTATTCATCGCATTACTACCAACCTATGAACAAATTGGTGTATGGGCACCAATACTACTTTTAGTTGCTCGAATGATTCAAGGCTTCTCTACAGGCGGCGAATATTCAGGAGCAATGGTTTATATCGCAGAATCTTCTCCAGATAAAAAGCGTGGTATACTCGGTAGTGGTCTTGAAATTGGGACACTCTCAGGTTACATTGCTGCTTCGGTAATTGTTACCATTTTGACGTTATTGTTAACAGATGAGCAAATGCTCAGCTGGGGATGGCGTATTCCTTTCTTAATTGCTGCACCAATTGGTTTGATCGGTTTATATTTACGACGTCATTTAGATGAATCTCCAATCTTTCAAGAGATGGAAAAAGCACAAGAGGAATTTGAAGACAATGAACAAATTTCGTTTAGTGACATATTGAAATATCACAAAAAAGACTTCTTATTAAGCACAGTAATTGTTGCCTTCTTTAATATTACTAACTATATGGTCCTTTCATATATTCCTTCTTATCTAACACAAATATTAAAAATCAAAGAAACAACTGGTTTAGTAATCATTTCAATTACGATGGTACTAATGATTCCACTGGCACTTTATTTTGGTAAATTAAGTGATAAAGTTGGTAATAAACGCGTAGTACAAATTGGTTTACTTGGTTTAACATTATGTTCAATTCCAGCATTTTTATTAATTGGTAACGGACATATTGCAGCTGTATTTGCGGGTATTTTCGTTTTAGGTTTCTTCCTTAGTGTGTATGAAGGGACATTGCCTTCGTTATTACCAGCACTCTTTTTCACTGATGTACGTTATCGAGCACTTTCTATCTCATTTAATATTTCTGTATCCATATTTGGTGGTACAACACCGCTTGTATGTTCATATTTAGTTCATGCTACCGGTAACCCTCTTGCACCAGCATTTTATTTAACAGGTGTAAGTGTAATTGGATTAGTTGTATTTCGTGTACTGTTTGTTACAACATCAGGACGTGCATTAAAAGGATCTTATCCTACCGTAGAATCGAAAAAAGAAGCACACCAAATCGCTAAAGAAGATCCTGAAGAAACACTTTGGTGGCATGGAGAATCTTTAGAAATTGAGGAAGGGAAAAAAGCATAA
- the asnB gene encoding asparagine synthase (glutamine-hydrolyzing): protein MCGYVGCMYNTVRDYSECEIKQFENMTNLLYHRGPDDEGYFRDEYIQFGFRRLSIIDLDAGHQPLTYENERYVLMFNGEIYNYIELREMLKEKGASFATQSDTEVIVALYAQVKEECVNYFRGMYTFVIWDRQEKKLFGARDHFGIKPLYIAEEGDAIYFASEKKSIVHAIQNKGVNPTSLQHYFTYQYAPEPATLTTDIHKIEPGHYFVKEIGKEMETHCYWKASFYVSSTTKEEYVQAIRDVLYDSVKVHMRSDVPVGAFLSGGIDSSIIASIAKEMNPNLLTFSVGFEHRGFSEVDVAKETAEKLGLKNYSVTVTPKELMDEFPKIMWHMDDPLADPAAVPLYFVAKEARKHVTVVLSSEGSDELFGGYNIYCEPNSLKMFSYIPATGKRVLKSLSGALKEGFKGKSFLERGCTPIEERYYGNAKIFREEEKMEFMKYYNENIKYTDVTKPLYNESKDYDDVSKMQYIDMLTWLRGDILLKADKMSTAQSLELRVPFLDKEVFRVASNIPTELKIANGNTKAILREAVRGIVPDHVLDRKKLGFPVPIRHWLKDEMYDWAINIIKESKTEHLIDKNYVLNLLESHCANKGDYSRKIWTVLAFMVWHQVYVEHKYDTSVFQSESKSYSFV from the coding sequence ATGTGTGGCTATGTAGGGTGTATGTATAATACTGTAAGAGATTATTCGGAATGTGAAATAAAACAATTTGAAAATATGACGAACCTTTTATATCATCGTGGTCCGGACGATGAAGGGTATTTTCGAGATGAGTATATACAATTTGGATTTAGAAGATTAAGCATTATTGATTTAGATGCAGGGCATCAACCGTTAACGTATGAAAATGAACGTTATGTGCTTATGTTTAACGGTGAAATTTATAATTATATAGAATTACGTGAAATGTTAAAGGAAAAGGGAGCGAGTTTTGCTACTCAATCAGATACGGAAGTTATTGTTGCGTTATATGCTCAAGTAAAAGAAGAGTGTGTAAATTACTTTCGTGGTATGTATACTTTTGTTATTTGGGATCGACAAGAGAAAAAGTTATTTGGTGCACGCGACCATTTCGGTATTAAACCACTTTATATTGCGGAGGAAGGGGATGCAATATACTTTGCATCTGAAAAGAAAAGCATTGTGCATGCAATACAAAATAAAGGGGTGAATCCAACATCTTTGCAACATTATTTTACATACCAATACGCACCTGAACCAGCTACGTTAACAACTGATATTCATAAAATTGAACCTGGTCATTATTTCGTGAAAGAAATTGGTAAAGAGATGGAGACGCATTGTTACTGGAAGGCGTCTTTTTATGTCTCAAGTACAACGAAAGAAGAGTACGTTCAAGCAATTCGCGACGTGTTATATGATTCGGTGAAAGTACATATGCGTAGTGATGTTCCAGTAGGAGCGTTCTTATCTGGTGGAATAGATTCATCTATTATTGCTTCCATTGCAAAAGAAATGAATCCGAATCTCTTAACATTCTCTGTCGGTTTTGAGCATCGTGGATTTAGTGAAGTAGATGTGGCGAAAGAAACTGCTGAGAAGCTAGGTTTGAAAAATTATAGTGTAACGGTAACACCGAAAGAATTGATGGATGAATTCCCTAAAATTATGTGGCATATGGATGATCCGTTAGCTGACCCAGCAGCAGTACCGTTGTACTTCGTTGCAAAAGAAGCACGTAAACATGTAACTGTCGTTCTTTCTAGTGAAGGTTCAGATGAGTTATTTGGCGGATACAATATTTATTGTGAACCAAACTCTTTAAAAATGTTTTCTTACATTCCAGCTACAGGGAAAAGAGTTTTAAAATCTTTAAGTGGAGCGCTCAAAGAAGGATTTAAAGGGAAAAGTTTTTTAGAACGTGGATGTACACCGATTGAAGAGCGTTACTATGGAAATGCGAAAATTTTCCGTGAAGAAGAGAAAATGGAATTCATGAAGTATTACAATGAAAATATAAAATATACGGACGTTACAAAACCATTGTATAACGAAAGTAAAGACTACGATGATGTAAGTAAAATGCAGTATATAGACATGCTTACTTGGTTACGCGGGGATATTTTATTAAAAGCGGATAAAATGTCTACAGCTCAATCGTTAGAATTACGAGTTCCGTTTTTAGATAAAGAAGTCTTTCGCGTTGCATCTAACATTCCAACAGAATTAAAAATTGCAAATGGAAATACGAAAGCAATATTACGTGAAGCAGTACGTGGAATCGTTCCAGATCATGTATTAGATCGTAAAAAACTAGGCTTTCCAGTTCCAATCCGTCACTGGTTAAAAGATGAAATGTATGATTGGGCCATTAACATTATTAAAGAAAGTAAAACAGAACATTTAATTGATAAAAATTACGTATTAAACTTATTAGAATCACATTGCGCAAACAAAGGTGATTATAGCCGTAAAATATGGACAGTATTAGCATTTATGGTATGGCATCAAGTTTATGTAGAACATAAATACGATACAAGTGTATTTCAAAGTGAAAGTAAATCTTATAGTTTCGTATAA
- a CDS encoding iron-sulfur cluster biosynthesis family protein gives MQIQVTVTEAAMKQFEKLEAKYPNRLRFLQYEMGGCGLPLDGVLRVKLIKSSIGYEEMQTNWKPFYINKASLAFVDNHLTIDFFEGFQIKSSSQTYSHNIPLEVEE, from the coding sequence ATGCAAATTCAAGTTACTGTTACAGAAGCTGCTATGAAACAATTCGAAAAATTAGAGGCTAAATATCCAAATCGCCTTCGATTCCTTCAATATGAAATGGGAGGATGTGGGCTTCCATTAGACGGAGTATTGAGAGTTAAACTAATTAAATCAAGTATTGGCTATGAAGAAATGCAAACAAACTGGAAACCATTTTATATAAATAAAGCATCTTTAGCTTTTGTTGATAATCATTTAACAATAGATTTCTTTGAAGGATTTCAAATTAAAAGTTCTAGTCAAACTTACAGTCATAATATACCTTTAGAAGTTGAAGAATAA
- a CDS encoding LysR family transcriptional regulator: MELRQLEYFMTLCKEPHFTRAADKLGITQPTLSHQIKALEDEIGMPLFDRLGKKIAITDVGYILANECNTIFNALHNAKERIGELKEIKGGKISIATLPGELTDLVSTLLLDFHKNYPEVAVKVISSDEILPLINENQVNFAVTIVSPDYVFEDDKIVKIPLYIEGLFLVVAKSHSLVDEKEIQFSELNKLPLILFPESHECRKLLNYTCVPQQVSLEPIIETSSIDSLFDLVRSEFGVTIVSKTLLDLYEESDLLAIPIVNPNISREVSLILRKDKFIGFGTRNFIELLTNEIIKLGFPMSEQSKKQIHALINE, translated from the coding sequence ATGGAATTAAGACAATTAGAGTATTTTATGACACTTTGTAAAGAACCACATTTTACACGGGCAGCAGATAAATTAGGTATTACACAACCTACATTAAGTCATCAAATTAAAGCTCTTGAGGATGAAATTGGTATGCCTTTATTTGACCGATTAGGAAAGAAAATAGCTATAACGGATGTTGGCTACATTTTGGCAAATGAATGTAATACGATTTTTAACGCATTACATAATGCAAAAGAACGAATAGGTGAATTGAAAGAGATAAAGGGAGGGAAAATCTCTATTGCTACTTTACCTGGAGAGCTAACAGATTTAGTCTCAACTTTATTATTGGACTTCCATAAAAATTACCCTGAAGTAGCGGTAAAGGTAATTAGTTCAGATGAAATCTTACCGTTAATCAATGAGAACCAAGTTAATTTTGCTGTAACAATCGTTTCTCCTGATTATGTGTTTGAAGATGACAAGATTGTAAAAATACCATTATATATAGAAGGATTATTTTTAGTAGTAGCAAAAAGCCATTCTTTAGTGGATGAAAAAGAAATCCAGTTCTCTGAATTGAACAAGTTACCATTAATTTTGTTCCCAGAAAGCCATGAATGTAGAAAGTTATTGAATTATACATGTGTTCCGCAGCAAGTTTCGTTGGAACCAATTATTGAGACATCTAGTATTGATTCGTTGTTCGATTTAGTAAGAAGTGAATTTGGGGTAACAATTGTATCTAAAACTTTATTAGATCTTTATGAAGAGAGTGATTTGTTAGCTATTCCGATTGTAAATCCAAATATTAGCCGGGAAGTCAGTCTTATTTTACGTAAAGATAAATTTATCGGATTTGGAACTAGAAACTTTATTGAATTGCTTACTAATGAAATTATAAAATTAGGTTTTCCTATGTCTGAGCAAAGCAAAAAACAAATTCATGCATTAATTAATGAATAA